A stretch of the Phycisphaerales bacterium genome encodes the following:
- a CDS encoding NAD(P)-binding domain-containing protein: MNPVHKYIRWLHTRWPAGGVERQPEIGPNGQTNVPGLFIVGDLAGIPLLKFAADSAARAVQSIASQKEKSPAQVNQDDVADITVIGGGVAGVAAMAEAKRLGLQAVMVESASTLSTLINMPKGKPIYTYPTQMVPEGVLQFDQAADTKEKLIAELDDFQREHNVESIKGRVVEIKKSKRLLNSHLEDGQVLRSRFVIVAIGRTGDYRQLNVEGEDLDKVSNQLHDPLAYDGKHVLVVGGGDSAAESAVALAECGAHVTLSYRGDQLSRPKVENIAAVERMSSSSSKKTQSHEDSYLGQGQKHGSLDLLLESQVKTIEADEVSLKTRQGETRIPNDAVFAMIGRKAPLGFLRRSGIKILGDWTTARIVSFVCILLVVIFIYHWKKNGVFFPVYETFASQGLFPFNVSAWWVVLGPIFADPKNLIGTLGISLGEPGFYYSLAYSSIVVIFGIRRIRRRKTPYITRQTLSLMAFQVVPLFLLPYLLLPWLGHNGFFDLAFTRPIADALFPLADYGQGREYWRAFGLILAWPLFFWNVFTAQPMWTWLAISLVQTFVIIPIIIRYWGKGAYCGWICSCGALAETLGDTQRQKMPHGPVANRLNLIGQFFLLLSMFLLITRIISWIWPTSFVGDVYDSVFEGIPVFNYVWFVDLFWAGIIGVGFYWHFSGRVWCRFACPLAALMHIYARFSRFRILSDKKKCISCNVCTTVCHQGIDVMNFANKGLPMEDPECVRCSACVQSCPTGVLAFGQIDRKTGQIISKDRVSASPVQQVELTLNGGRMNS; encoded by the coding sequence ATGAATCCGGTTCACAAGTACATCCGATGGCTTCATACGCGCTGGCCAGCAGGTGGCGTTGAGCGACAGCCTGAGATCGGCCCCAACGGGCAGACAAATGTACCGGGACTCTTTATTGTCGGCGATCTTGCGGGCATACCGCTTCTTAAGTTTGCCGCAGATTCAGCAGCGCGGGCAGTACAGTCTATTGCATCGCAAAAAGAAAAATCTCCGGCGCAAGTGAATCAAGATGATGTCGCCGACATTACGGTGATTGGTGGAGGTGTTGCGGGTGTCGCGGCTATGGCGGAAGCCAAACGCTTGGGACTGCAAGCGGTCATGGTGGAATCAGCATCAACCCTGAGTACGCTTATTAATATGCCAAAGGGCAAGCCAATCTACACCTACCCGACTCAGATGGTTCCGGAGGGTGTTCTTCAGTTTGATCAGGCGGCAGACACAAAAGAAAAGCTCATTGCAGAGCTCGATGATTTCCAACGTGAGCACAATGTAGAGTCAATAAAAGGTCGCGTTGTTGAAATAAAAAAATCAAAACGTCTACTTAATTCACACTTAGAAGACGGTCAGGTTTTACGAAGTAGATTTGTTATTGTTGCCATTGGGCGAACAGGAGATTACCGACAGCTTAATGTTGAAGGCGAAGATCTAGATAAGGTCTCAAACCAACTCCATGACCCATTGGCATATGATGGCAAGCATGTTTTAGTTGTAGGTGGTGGGGATAGCGCCGCAGAATCGGCAGTAGCGCTGGCTGAGTGCGGAGCGCACGTTACTCTTTCTTATCGAGGCGATCAGTTAAGCCGACCGAAAGTAGAAAACATTGCCGCAGTTGAGCGCATGAGTTCCAGCAGCAGTAAAAAAACCCAAAGCCATGAGGATAGTTACCTAGGGCAGGGCCAAAAACATGGATCTCTTGATCTATTACTAGAAAGCCAAGTCAAAACAATAGAAGCAGATGAGGTGTCACTTAAAACACGTCAAGGTGAGACGCGTATTCCAAATGATGCCGTCTTTGCAATGATTGGAAGAAAAGCGCCACTGGGGTTCCTTCGTCGCAGTGGTATTAAAATTCTCGGTGACTGGACAACAGCTCGAATAGTTTCATTTGTGTGCATTCTGCTTGTGGTGATTTTCATTTACCACTGGAAAAAGAATGGGGTCTTCTTCCCGGTCTATGAGACATTCGCGTCTCAAGGGCTTTTTCCTTTTAATGTTTCTGCCTGGTGGGTCGTGTTGGGACCCATTTTTGCGGATCCAAAAAATCTCATCGGAACGCTGGGGATTTCCTTAGGTGAGCCTGGCTTTTATTACTCGCTTGCATACAGCTCGATTGTTGTCATATTTGGAATCCGCCGAATTCGTAGACGAAAGACGCCTTATATCACACGGCAAACTTTGTCATTGATGGCGTTTCAGGTTGTCCCACTGTTCTTGCTTCCATATTTATTATTGCCTTGGCTTGGTCATAATGGTTTTTTCGATTTGGCTTTCACCCGCCCAATCGCAGATGCGTTGTTTCCCTTGGCTGATTATGGCCAAGGCCGAGAGTACTGGCGGGCGTTTGGTTTAATACTTGCGTGGCCACTCTTCTTCTGGAATGTATTTACTGCTCAGCCGATGTGGACTTGGCTTGCTATTAGCCTTGTGCAGACATTCGTGATTATTCCCATCATCATTCGCTATTGGGGTAAAGGCGCCTATTGTGGTTGGATTTGCTCGTGTGGTGCACTTGCAGAAACATTGGGTGACACGCAGCGTCAGAAGATGCCGCATGGTCCGGTGGCAAATAGACTCAATCTTATTGGTCAGTTTTTTCTACTGCTATCAATGTTCCTTTTGATCACAAGAATCATTTCATGGATCTGGCCCACATCGTTTGTAGGAGATGTGTACGACAGTGTCTTTGAAGGTATCCCGGTATTTAATTATGTATGGTTTGTTGATCTGTTTTGGGCGGGCATTATTGGTGTTGGCTTTTATTGGCATTTCTCCGGGCGCGTCTGGTGCCGATTCGCATGTCCACTCGCAGCGCTGATGCATATTTATGCTCGGTTTAGTCGATTCCGCATTCTTTCAGATAAGAAAAAGTGTATTTCCTGCAACGTATGCACAACGGTCTGTCACCAGGGTATTGATGTGATGAACTTTGCAAATAAGGGCCTTCCTATGGAGGATCCTGAATGCGTGCGTTGTTCTGCTTGTGTTCAGAGTTGCCCTACAGGGGTTTTGGCGTTCGGTCAGATTGATCGAAAAACGGGCCAGATTATTTCTAAAGACCGTGTATCAGCTTCTCCTGTACAACAGGTCGAACTTACCCTTAATGGGGGTAGAATGAATTCCTGA
- a CDS encoding Xaa-Pro peptidase family protein produces MTIQAITSEEMTARRAAVMTALDGSVAVVFASDPSAAHAGGFRPHPHFEYLTGIIDEPGALLILDPGSLDPRRRVMLFLQPRNPEAEHWDGYRDPINAAMRTATGIDAIYRLGSFPTFLNQAVRRSKSLACLHPFALHTQPPSPDLALFNEVCQRICGTQIVDRTEVLANLRATKSESEIAIIQQAVDITATGYDAVMRSVKPGMNESDVQTCIEHAYLVNGGQGPAYDSIVGAGINSTVLHYIANNQPIADGDLICIDSGTRLGSCNGGYAADITRTIPANGKFTDRQREIYEIVLEAELAAIAIARAGVTFTELNQAARGVIEKAGYGNYLVHGIGHHLGLEVHDITPEGPLKAGAIITIEPGIYLPDEKIGIRIEDDILITDSGSKNLSEAIPKSIDDIERLMADR; encoded by the coding sequence ATGACCATCCAAGCTATTACATCTGAGGAAATGACCGCCAGACGAGCTGCTGTGATGACTGCCCTGGACGGGTCAGTCGCAGTCGTTTTTGCCTCAGATCCGTCTGCGGCGCACGCGGGTGGCTTCCGCCCCCACCCACACTTTGAATACCTCACCGGCATCATCGATGAACCCGGCGCCCTACTCATCCTTGATCCGGGCAGTCTAGATCCCCGGCGGCGCGTGATGCTCTTCCTTCAGCCACGGAATCCTGAGGCTGAACACTGGGATGGATACCGCGACCCGATCAATGCGGCCATGCGCACTGCGACGGGTATTGATGCGATCTACCGTTTAGGGAGCTTCCCCACGTTCCTCAACCAGGCTGTCCGCCGATCAAAGTCACTGGCCTGCCTTCACCCCTTTGCACTACATACCCAACCCCCGTCACCTGACCTGGCGCTTTTTAACGAGGTCTGCCAGCGCATTTGTGGAACGCAAATTGTCGATCGAACGGAAGTGCTCGCCAACCTTCGCGCCACGAAGTCTGAATCTGAAATTGCAATTATTCAGCAAGCAGTTGATATCACAGCGACGGGTTACGACGCTGTCATGCGTTCTGTGAAACCTGGCATGAACGAGTCGGATGTTCAGACTTGCATTGAGCATGCCTATTTGGTTAATGGTGGCCAGGGCCCTGCCTACGACTCTATTGTCGGCGCCGGCATTAACTCAACAGTGCTTCATTACATCGCAAACAACCAACCGATTGCTGATGGTGATCTCATCTGTATCGATTCTGGAACAAGACTTGGCTCTTGTAATGGCGGCTATGCGGCAGACATCACGCGCACCATCCCCGCCAATGGAAAATTCACTGATCGACAACGAGAAATCTATGAAATCGTGCTTGAAGCCGAGTTAGCTGCCATCGCAATTGCCCGCGCCGGCGTCACCTTTACTGAACTCAACCAAGCGGCGCGTGGTGTGATCGAGAAAGCCGGCTACGGCAACTACCTCGTTCACGGCATCGGTCATCATCTTGGTCTGGAAGTCCATGACATTACGCCCGAGGGTCCACTCAAGGCTGGCGCCATCATCACCATCGAGCCAGGGATCTATCTCCCTGATGAAAAGATCGGCATTCGAATCGAAGATGACATTCTCATCACCGACAGTGGTTCTAAGAATCTCTCGGAAGCGATTCCTAAATCGATTGATGACATCGAGCGCCTCATGGCTGATCGGTAA
- a CDS encoding UvrD-helicase domain-containing protein: MSSLMASPHRIIRASAGTGKTYRLTRHFVRLLCTGDLAQHPERICAMTFTRAAAGEIRDRLLQTLAEAVLDKKAFESLKSDLPDHITQKHLEQVLLDLLARLGRIRVSTLDSFFIQLAQAFSFDLDMPLDWSIANEVELEELTERAVASLWDAEHLSDIKTMLFELHRRANRSDLTKAIVEVVKEAYGLVRETDREAWTWFPRPRLLTSSQLQDAIAALERTPFHGTASFDKARLKDAEKAKSQDWRAFLKAGVATKVFNGEPTYSSKNNLITDEIIDLYAPLIEHAGQTILLETASSTHQYRQLTERYALQLAALRLTNPCYGFDDITFRLRVANVLGRLEAMYFKLDGAIDHLLIDEFQDTSLQQWLVLRPLAREVAASSQGSDRSFMCVGDPKQSLYSFRGGRSELLEVLPDELPALADAVESMDISYRSCPVVLDVVNQVFEDIARNPALASVDAAIAAAKKWQEQHFSQHTSAPSLRDQRGLVQLVTSAQEQTTAEKAADLVRQAVKAAPSATIGVLFRSNSKGEIASFIDDLWTGDQPIAASERGGNPLTDSVAVTLVTSLLSMIDQPGSTTARFHVLNSPLHKEVIGDVADEEQALSGWIAKARSTLAEEGYAQSVRMWSESMVPYLDGHDQLRMSQLIRFLTDDIFEPGMRPSDVVRHIEKTKISNPRTAHVQAMTIHASKGLQFDIVILPDLDSALVRRASLMTENDDPLAAPTRVSIGLSRELCPIDETLNEMYASTYGHAISDALCVLYVAMTRSRYELHIVLEPTKLSKKKAGSTNADVLLCALTGDVHAPADSVVYQHPMPVEKIMMAGQATAENIGGRLQEQKEPDVSGHPVQTARVRLSETAQYRRGLASVSPSELEGSTVVQGNQVLQPRRSATLDRGTAMHEWLSDIEWFETAPTQSQLLARLDDHHIEPGLLNKWANEFLEMLRQPKLQALLAMPSGQSKATSLVRNEQPFAVKVPAGTNFAHRTIRLENQLSGIIDRLIVGREGEQIVSAHVIDYKTDFIDEENPEAVDLLVHRYAPQLAGYRFAASKLLSIDVSCIDTSLMLLHRDLHVPVDVDRFATES; encoded by the coding sequence ATGAGCTCATTAATGGCATCTCCGCATCGCATTATTCGGGCTTCGGCAGGTACCGGAAAAACGTATCGTTTGACGCGCCACTTTGTGCGACTGCTTTGCACTGGAGATTTAGCCCAGCATCCCGAGCGAATCTGCGCAATGACATTTACACGCGCAGCAGCAGGAGAGATTCGCGATCGGCTGTTGCAGACCTTGGCAGAAGCAGTGCTTGATAAGAAGGCTTTTGAATCTCTCAAGTCAGATCTACCAGACCATATAACCCAAAAGCACTTAGAGCAGGTATTGCTCGATCTCTTGGCAAGGCTTGGTCGTATACGTGTGTCAACGCTGGATAGCTTTTTTATTCAATTGGCGCAAGCCTTTTCATTTGATCTTGATATGCCACTCGATTGGTCGATTGCAAATGAAGTCGAGTTAGAAGAACTGACAGAGCGAGCTGTAGCAAGTTTATGGGATGCAGAGCATCTCAGTGATATCAAGACCATGCTCTTTGAACTTCACCGGCGAGCTAATCGTTCTGATTTAACGAAGGCAATCGTCGAAGTTGTGAAAGAAGCGTATGGATTGGTGCGTGAAACAGATCGGGAGGCGTGGACTTGGTTTCCAAGACCTCGGTTGCTCACCAGCAGTCAGCTGCAAGATGCTATTGCAGCGCTTGAAAGAACACCGTTTCATGGCACCGCTTCGTTCGACAAGGCTCGACTTAAAGACGCCGAAAAAGCGAAATCACAAGATTGGCGTGCTTTTCTAAAAGCGGGCGTGGCAACAAAAGTGTTTAATGGGGAACCGACGTATAGTTCAAAGAACAATCTGATTACCGATGAGATTATTGATCTCTATGCACCGCTCATAGAGCATGCAGGGCAGACGATTCTTTTAGAAACGGCATCATCAACACATCAGTATCGTCAACTCACCGAGCGATATGCGCTGCAACTGGCGGCGCTTCGGTTAACGAATCCTTGCTATGGATTTGACGACATTACCTTTCGTTTACGGGTGGCGAACGTCTTAGGGCGACTCGAGGCGATGTATTTCAAACTAGATGGCGCTATTGATCATCTTCTGATTGATGAGTTCCAAGATACATCACTGCAGCAGTGGTTGGTGCTGCGTCCTTTAGCAAGAGAAGTCGCAGCATCAAGTCAGGGATCGGATCGAAGCTTTATGTGTGTCGGTGATCCGAAGCAGAGCTTGTACTCGTTTCGCGGTGGGCGTTCTGAATTACTAGAGGTACTTCCAGATGAGTTGCCCGCACTTGCTGACGCGGTGGAATCGATGGACATTAGTTATCGATCCTGTCCAGTCGTACTTGATGTTGTGAACCAAGTGTTCGAAGATATTGCACGTAATCCAGCGCTCGCGAGTGTTGATGCTGCAATAGCAGCAGCCAAGAAATGGCAAGAGCAGCATTTCTCGCAACATACAAGTGCGCCTTCACTTCGCGATCAGCGTGGTTTGGTTCAGTTGGTGACATCTGCCCAAGAGCAAACAACAGCAGAAAAAGCGGCAGATCTTGTACGCCAAGCAGTAAAAGCGGCGCCATCAGCAACAATTGGTGTGCTCTTTCGAAGTAATTCCAAGGGCGAAATTGCTTCGTTTATCGATGATCTATGGACTGGAGATCAGCCCATTGCAGCAAGTGAGCGGGGCGGCAATCCTTTAACCGACTCGGTGGCCGTGACACTTGTTACATCGCTGCTGAGCATGATTGATCAGCCAGGTTCGACCACAGCGCGTTTCCACGTACTGAATTCACCATTGCACAAAGAAGTGATTGGCGATGTAGCAGATGAGGAGCAGGCGCTTTCTGGTTGGATTGCAAAAGCACGATCGACACTCGCTGAAGAAGGGTATGCGCAGTCAGTTCGAATGTGGTCAGAATCAATGGTGCCATATCTCGATGGACACGATCAGTTGCGAATGAGTCAGTTAATACGCTTTCTTACAGATGATATCTTTGAGCCAGGTATGCGACCAAGCGATGTGGTTCGTCACATTGAGAAAACAAAAATAAGCAATCCCCGTACCGCTCATGTTCAGGCAATGACTATTCATGCTTCGAAGGGGCTTCAGTTTGATATCGTGATTCTTCCAGATCTTGATAGTGCATTGGTTCGCCGAGCATCACTGATGACGGAGAATGATGACCCATTAGCAGCGCCAACGCGAGTGTCGATAGGTCTTTCTCGAGAACTTTGTCCAATTGATGAGACACTCAATGAGATGTATGCCAGTACCTATGGGCATGCGATTAGCGATGCCTTATGTGTGCTCTATGTGGCCATGACAAGATCAAGATATGAATTACACATCGTGCTAGAGCCAACCAAGCTCAGCAAGAAGAAAGCCGGAAGTACCAATGCAGATGTTCTGCTTTGTGCACTCACAGGTGATGTTCACGCGCCCGCAGATTCAGTGGTTTATCAGCACCCTATGCCCGTCGAAAAGATCATGATGGCAGGGCAGGCAACAGCTGAAAATATTGGTGGTCGTTTGCAAGAGCAAAAAGAGCCTGATGTGAGCGGACATCCAGTGCAGACTGCTCGGGTACGCCTTTCAGAAACAGCCCAATATCGCCGTGGACTGGCCAGCGTCAGTCCATCAGAACTTGAGGGCAGCACCGTTGTACAAGGCAATCAGGTGCTTCAGCCACGACGGTCAGCAACACTTGACCGTGGTACAGCGATGCATGAATGGTTAAGTGATATTGAGTGGTTTGAGACCGCGCCAACCCAATCGCAGTTGTTAGCACGATTAGATGATCACCATATCGAGCCGGGGCTACTGAACAAGTGGGCCAATGAGTTTCTTGAGATGTTGCGTCAACCCAAGCTGCAGGCGCTGTTGGCAATGCCATCTGGACAGTCGAAGGCAACAAGCCTGGTGCGCAATGAGCAACCGTTTGCGGTTAAGGTGCCAGCGGGTACAAACTTTGCTCATCGCACAATTCGGCTCGAAAACCAATTGAGTGGTATTATTGATCGTTTAATTGTTGGGCGTGAGGGAGAGCAGATTGTTTCTGCGCATGTCATTGACTATAAGACAGACTTCATTGACGAAGAGAATCCAGAGGCAGTTGATCTTCTGGTGCACCGCTATGCACCACAACTAGCGGGTTATCGTTTTGCAGCGTCGAAGCTACTTAGTATTGATGTGAGTTGTATTGATACATCGCTCATGCTGCTGCATCGTGACCTTCACGTCCCAGTCGACGTCGATCGATTTGCAACAGAATCGTAA